A single region of the Diadema setosum chromosome 14, eeDiaSeto1, whole genome shotgun sequence genome encodes:
- the LOC140238009 gene encoding biogenesis of lysosome-related organelles complex 1 subunit 6-like — translation MESSSKSADKESVPSSSADSTGESKISGNAEEGAGEDKGIAELQGARPKERKSDKDKQTAEETVSDGGMKTKTEAKLASSPEPDIVSFPDSCVENLSMGFLRTLLPHFHQHEQSLTELSRDQIVLIETLQQENRKFAENKMVSELTQKMQEAKLYQAKLMAIKKEMTSLHEKSTKLKKRALKLQQQKMKENLEREQQREREIEEDRKLTAKRAMTSTTPAQAPAPHR, via the exons ATGGAAAGTTCAAGTAAGTCTGCGGACAAGGAAAGTGTTCCCTCGAGCAGCGCGGACTCTACGGGGGAAAGCAAGATATCTGGAAATGCAGAGGAAGGTGCTGGAGAGGATAAAGGAATAGCAGAACTCCAAGGCGCAAGGCCCAAGGAGAGGAAAAGTGACAAAG ATAAACAAACTGCAGAGGAGACAGTCTCAGATGGTGGTATGAAAACAAAGACGGAGGCAAAACTTGCATCCAGTCCAGAGCCTGACATTGTGTCCTTCCCTGACTCCTGTGTAGAAAACCTTTCGATGGGATTTCTGCGGACGCTCCTTCCCCATTTTCATCAACATGAGCAGTCCTTGACAGAATTGTC gaGAGACCAAATAGTACTCATTGAGACCTTGCAACAGGAAAACCGAAAGTTTGCTGAAAACAAGATGGTGTCCGAACTCACACAGAAG ATGCAAGAAGCCAAACTGTACCAAGCCAAGTTGATGGCAATCAAGAAAGAGATGACGTCTCTTCATGAAAAGTCCACCAAGCTAAAG AAGAGAGCCCTCAAACTCCAGCAGCAGAAGATGAAGGAGAATTTGGAGCGGGAGCAGCAGCGAGAGAGGGAGATCGAGGAGGACAGGAAGCTCACGGCCAAGAGGGCGATGACGTCAACGACCCCAGCCCAAGCCCCTGCCCCCCACAGGTAG
- the LOC140237749 gene encoding protein ERGIC-53-like, whose protein sequence is MARYEVISFSIFLLALAISCGYGQSPFRKFEYKYSFKGPHLIQKDETVPFWQYGGSALASDDKVRVTPSMRSRKGFIWSKRQTDFDWWEIEVIFKVTGRGRVGADGLAIWFTQEQGVEGPVYGSSDKWIGMGLFFDSFDNDNQRNNPYILVITNDGTKQYEHHNDGLMQQMGGCMRDFRNKPFPVRAKVEYYKNILTVYFHNGMTGSDHDYELCMRSENVYLPSRGYFGISAATGGLADDHDVMKFLTHSLQTPESRTDQDGFITDEEAKKFKDEFDEFQGKLQKQREDFRQQHPDKVRDEYEDTDSFFEDDFTRELKLILNAQNSLMTQVKMLGNKLDEIVGRQERTLSLISSGQPHGGGSAPQQVTGSAAPVMQRHEVDSILNTQRELQQSVRDIRSVVGDVQTKAGLIYNRQPTQGGTQMNQGNPLVNHEMQDKINSIQDQVLQLVRRPEVKQQGCPPMPEMPSCLTPTLFFFFVLCQFLVIFLYMAYRSKQEAAAKKFY, encoded by the exons ATGGCGAGGTACGAAGTGATCTCCTTCAGCATTTTCTTGCTAGCGCTGGCAATATCATGCGGTTATGGACAGTCCCCGTTCAGAAAATTCGAATATAAGTACAGTTTCAAAGGACCTCATCTGATTCAGAAAGACGAAACAGTCCCGTTCTGGCAGTATGGAGGCA GTGCTTTGGCCAGTGACGATAAAGTGAGGGTTACACCATCAATGAGAAGCAGAAAAG GATTCATCTGGTCTAAGCGGCAGACAGATTTTGACTGGTGGGAAATAGAGGTCATTTTCAAGGTCACTGGCAGAGGTCGTGTCGGAGCAGATGGCCTT GCCATATGGTTCACCCAGGAGCAAGGGGTCGAGGGCCCAGTGTACGGCAGCTCTGACAAGTGGATCGGCATGGGTCTCTTCTTTGACTCATTCGACAACGACAACCAGCGCAACAACCCGTACATCCTGGTCATCACCAATGATGGCACAAAGCAATATGAGCACCACAACGACGGCCTGATGCAGCAGATGGGAGGGTGCATGAGGGACTTCCGAAACAAACCCTTCCCAGTCCGCGCCAAGGTGGAATACTACAAGAACATACTCACT GTATACTTTCACAATGGAATGACTGGCAGTGACCATGATTATGAGCTGTGTATGAGATCAGAGAATGTGTATCTACCAAGCAGAGGATACTTTGGCATCTCCGCTGCAACGGGAGGACTTGCAG ATGACCATGATGTCATGAAATTCCTAACTCACAGTCTACAGACTCCAGAATCTCGG ACTGATCAAGATGGATTCATCACAGATGAAGAGGCCAAGAAATTCAAAGATGAGTTTGATGAGTTCCAAGGAAAGCTCCAAAAGCAGAGAGAAGA TTTCCGACAGCAACACCCAGACAAAGTGAGGGACGAATATGAAGATACAGATTCATTC TTTGAAGATGATTTTACAAGAGAATTGAAGCTCATACTCAACGCACAGAATTCTCTCATGACTCAAGTCAA AATGCTGGGCAATAAGTTAGACGAAATAGTGGGAAGGCAGGAGAGAACGCTGTCTCTCATCTCGTCTGGTCAGCCTCACGGTGGTGGCAGTGCACCCCAGCAGGTCACCGGAAGCGCAGCTCCTGTGATGCAGAGACACGAGGTAGACTCCATACTCAACACACAGAGGGAGCTCCAACAGAGTGTCAGAGATATCAG GAGTGTAGTTGGGGATGTCCAGACCAAGGCGGGCCTTATATACAACAGGCAGCCAACCCAAGGTGGCACTCAGATGAATCAGGGCAACCCCCTGGTCAACCATGAGATGCAGGACAAAATCAACTCCATACAGGACCAAGTCCTCCAGCTTGTTCGCCGACCGGAG GTGAAGCAACAGGGGTGCCCCCCGATGCCAGAAATGCCTTCATGTCTCACGCCAacattattcttcttctttgtcctGTGCCAGTTTCTAGTAATATTCTTGTACATGGCATATAG GAGTAAACAAGAAGCAGCAGCAAAGAAATTCTATTag